A genome region from Brooklawnia propionicigenes includes the following:
- a CDS encoding substrate-binding domain-containing protein, whose product MAPDDNNAGFFFNGAMDTLKPFIDDGTLVVKSGQTAFDTVATLRWSQEAAQKRMEDLITSTYGGGSEPLAGVLSPFDGISRGIITALQGAGYGPTLADGLPVVTGQDAEIASVKLIADGIQHSTIFKDTRTLAAQAVTVVSTIAAGGTPVANDTTTYDNGVKVVPSYLLEVETIFADNIQEKIIDSGYYTEDEVRAGVAS is encoded by the coding sequence ATCGCCCCCGACGACAACAACGCGGGTTTCTTCTTCAATGGCGCCATGGACACCCTCAAGCCCTTCATCGATGACGGCACGTTGGTTGTGAAGTCCGGGCAGACCGCGTTCGACACCGTCGCCACGCTGCGCTGGTCGCAGGAAGCCGCGCAGAAGCGCATGGAGGACCTCATCACGTCCACCTATGGTGGCGGCTCCGAGCCCCTCGCCGGCGTGCTGTCGCCGTTCGACGGGATCTCCCGCGGCATCATCACCGCTCTGCAGGGCGCCGGCTATGGCCCGACGCTGGCTGACGGCCTGCCGGTCGTGACCGGTCAGGACGCCGAGATCGCCTCGGTCAAGCTCATCGCCGATGGCATCCAGCACTCCACGATCTTCAAGGACACCCGTACCCTGGCCGCCCAGGCTGTCACCGTCGTGTCGACGATCGCTGCCGGTGGAACGCCAGTGGCCAACGACACCACCACCTACGACAACGGTGTGAAGGTCGTTCCCTCGTACCTGCTTGAGGTGGAGACCATCTTCGCAGACAACATCCAAGAGAAGATCATCGACTCGGGTTACTACACCGAGGACGAGGTCAGGGCCGGCGTCGCCAGCTAA
- a CDS encoding LacI family DNA-binding transcriptional regulator — MSTGWTDRPPSMMDVAAAAGVSHQTVSRVLNGSDKVSSKTRDRVHKAIKDLGYRRNSVARALVTRRSGIIGIITTTSVHHGPTSILLAIELAAREAGYFTGVAPLEVTTPESLRSAVDHFLGQAVEAVVIVAPLVEMAEEIDLVDIPVPVVAVRSPTAAQAAGVLSVSVNQESGARQAVHHLLELGHTDIAHVPGPPDWSEARARESEWRAVMAEAGLPTRELLGRGWNSEVGYEVGLRLAREGAPTAVFAGNDELALGLIRAFHEAGLSVPEDVSIVGFDDIPTAKFYIPRLTTVRQDFPQLGRLVVSTLVKAIEGEPSVKPISLPARLIVRESTAAPRN; from the coding sequence ATGAGCACAGGCTGGACCGATCGACCACCCTCGATGATGGACGTCGCGGCAGCAGCCGGCGTGTCCCATCAGACCGTCTCCCGCGTCCTCAACGGGAGCGACAAGGTGTCCTCCAAGACACGTGACCGCGTCCACAAGGCGATCAAAGACCTTGGATATCGCCGCAACTCGGTGGCCCGCGCCCTGGTCACGCGCAGATCGGGCATCATCGGCATCATCACCACGACCTCGGTCCATCACGGACCCACGTCGATCCTGCTGGCCATCGAACTGGCCGCCCGCGAGGCCGGCTATTTCACTGGTGTCGCACCGCTCGAGGTGACCACACCCGAATCCCTGCGCAGCGCGGTCGACCATTTCCTGGGGCAGGCCGTCGAGGCCGTGGTCATCGTGGCTCCCCTGGTCGAGATGGCCGAGGAGATCGATCTGGTCGACATCCCCGTCCCCGTCGTTGCGGTGCGCTCCCCCACGGCTGCCCAAGCCGCCGGCGTGCTCTCGGTGAGCGTTAACCAGGAGAGTGGAGCCCGGCAAGCCGTCCATCACCTGCTCGAGCTGGGGCACACCGACATCGCGCATGTGCCCGGCCCGCCCGACTGGTCGGAGGCCAGAGCCCGCGAATCCGAGTGGCGTGCCGTAATGGCCGAGGCGGGTCTGCCCACTCGCGAACTGCTGGGCCGCGGCTGGAATTCGGAAGTCGGCTACGAGGTCGGGCTGCGGCTCGCGCGTGAGGGAGCCCCCACGGCGGTCTTCGCCGGCAACGACGAACTTGCGCTCGGCCTGATCCGCGCCTTCCACGAGGCGGGACTGTCGGTTCCCGAGGACGTCTCGATCGTGGGTTTCGACGACATCCCGACCGCCAAGTTCTACATTCCCCGCCTCACCACCGTGCGCCAGGACTTCCCCCAACTGGGTCGCCTGGTCGTATCCACCCTGGTCAAGGCGATCGAAGGCGAGCCTTCGGTCAAGCCGATCTCTCTCCCGGCGCGTCTCATCGTCCGCGAGTCGACCGCGGCACCCCGCAACTGA
- a CDS encoding MFS transporter, producing MTSAGLQSRTRGQWARLVLAIYGPTLLASIGFGAIIPLIPLQATTLGASPGVAAFVTAIPGIAMLAFDLPAGTIATRLGERLSIALACLVDAAIMVVVYLAGSVSVLALAVFIHGTTGSIFGLARQTYITDAIPLKYRARGMSSLGGVLRIGYFIGPLAVSALISGGEIRNAFVFAACMSLVAAGVTMMLPALSSDRVEKISKDGQRPRTFQVLAQHRHSLLTVGVGCLALMMLRTSRQTISIGILGALLGIGNGISSGIVMTLGADAAPEFGRPQFLAGWRELSDSGQMLGPVVISAVTALAGLAPAAIVIGLLGIVGGGWMAGCREPNRSPSSTPSSKPASWPAGDGRHRG from the coding sequence GTGACTTCTGCCGGACTCCAATCTCGAACCAGGGGTCAGTGGGCCCGGCTCGTTCTCGCAATCTACGGGCCGACCCTGCTGGCGTCCATCGGCTTCGGGGCGATCATCCCGTTGATCCCGCTGCAGGCGACCACGCTCGGGGCCAGTCCGGGCGTGGCGGCGTTCGTCACGGCCATTCCGGGCATCGCGATGCTGGCCTTCGACCTGCCGGCAGGCACGATCGCCACTCGCCTGGGTGAGCGGCTGAGCATCGCGCTCGCCTGCCTGGTGGATGCGGCCATCATGGTCGTGGTCTATCTGGCCGGCTCGGTGTCGGTGCTGGCCCTCGCCGTCTTCATTCACGGCACGACGGGGTCGATCTTCGGCCTGGCCAGGCAGACGTATATCACCGATGCGATACCGCTGAAGTACCGGGCGCGTGGCATGTCGAGTCTGGGCGGAGTGCTGCGCATCGGCTATTTCATCGGTCCCCTCGCGGTCTCCGCATTGATCAGTGGCGGCGAGATCCGCAATGCGTTCGTCTTCGCGGCCTGCATGAGCCTGGTGGCTGCCGGGGTCACGATGATGCTGCCCGCGCTGTCGTCCGATCGCGTCGAGAAGATAAGCAAGGATGGTCAGCGGCCGCGCACATTCCAGGTACTGGCGCAGCATCGGCATTCGCTACTGACCGTGGGGGTCGGCTGCTTGGCACTCATGATGCTGCGGACCTCGCGGCAGACGATATCGATCGGCATCCTCGGTGCACTGCTGGGCATCGGCAATGGCATTAGTTCGGGCATCGTGATGACGTTGGGCGCCGACGCCGCCCCCGAGTTCGGCAGGCCCCAGTTCTTGGCCGGCTGGCGAGAGCTGTCCGATTCGGGGCAGATGCTCGGGCCCGTGGTGATTTCTGCAGTGACGGCGCTGGCGGGGCTGGCCCCGGCCGCGATCGTGATCGGGCTCCTGGGCATCGTCGGTGGCGGCTGGATGGCCGGGTGCCGCGAACCGAACCGATCGCCGAGTTCGACACCGAGCTCGAAACCGGCCAGTTGGCCGGCCGGTGACGGGCGCCACCGGGGTTAG
- a CDS encoding GntR family transcriptional regulator — MLWQVDPRDPQPLYQQIAGTVRRAVGEGTLSSGDRLPAAKELAASLDVNLHTVLRAYQMLRDEGLIELRRGRGAIVIASDLGMSKLTTLADDLVAQAKRLGVSRDELARIILEGEADE; from the coding sequence ATGTTGTGGCAGGTCGATCCGCGTGACCCCCAGCCGCTCTATCAGCAGATCGCTGGGACGGTCAGGCGCGCCGTCGGCGAGGGGACGCTGTCGTCCGGCGACCGCTTGCCGGCCGCGAAAGAGCTTGCGGCAAGCTTGGATGTCAATCTGCACACCGTCTTGCGGGCCTATCAGATGCTGCGCGACGAGGGCCTGATCGAGCTGCGCCGCGGTCGTGGTGCAATTGTCATCGCGTCCGATCTGGGGATGTCGAAGCTCACGACGCTGGCCGATGACCTGGTAGCGCAGGCAAAGCGCCTCGGCGTCAGTCGCGACGAACTGGCCCGGATCATTCTTGAGGGGGAAGCCGATGAGTAA
- a CDS encoding DUF1648 domain-containing protein, with product MSKTSVRQDRGQLVVSAISAAVIVLVAVAGVVALWTARDQLPDQIATHWGANGQADGFTAVERIFVTNALLGGVLPLVLMLVGLAMKQGRIMGPLSVGLAVFLSGLGNGAAWMQRGMTPDEVASSDPGWVMLISAIAGVVVGAALWLVFRRTPTPGGVAANVAADAPRLLVDDPVRVAWIGHTAVSKMVWVFLGFGIVVTVVPAVRAFAAGSWGLGIFLMLFAALLTVFGLAMYATATVDARGVRVRALGLITWADIPLSEIAGATVTVVNPVGEFGGWGRRIGFAGEQGIVTDAGPALRLDRGHDAPFVITVSDAEAAAAAVNTLVGRRSTDHE from the coding sequence ATGAGTAAGACCTCTGTGCGCCAGGACCGTGGCCAGCTGGTCGTATCCGCCATCAGCGCAGCGGTCATCGTCCTGGTGGCGGTCGCCGGGGTGGTGGCGTTGTGGACCGCCCGCGATCAGCTGCCCGATCAGATCGCTACCCACTGGGGTGCCAACGGCCAGGCGGATGGCTTCACCGCGGTGGAGCGGATCTTCGTCACGAATGCCCTGCTTGGCGGCGTGTTGCCGCTGGTCCTGATGTTGGTGGGCCTGGCGATGAAACAGGGACGCATCATGGGGCCGCTCAGCGTGGGACTCGCGGTTTTCCTCAGCGGTCTCGGCAACGGTGCGGCGTGGATGCAGCGCGGCATGACCCCGGACGAGGTGGCGTCCTCCGATCCGGGATGGGTGATGCTGATCTCGGCGATCGCCGGTGTGGTCGTCGGGGCAGCACTGTGGCTGGTCTTCCGGCGAACCCCCACCCCCGGCGGTGTCGCCGCGAACGTGGCCGCCGATGCGCCGCGGCTGCTGGTGGACGACCCGGTGCGGGTCGCCTGGATCGGGCACACCGCAGTCTCCAAGATGGTCTGGGTGTTCCTAGGCTTCGGGATCGTAGTGACCGTCGTCCCCGCGGTCAGAGCGTTCGCCGCGGGCTCCTGGGGACTGGGTATCTTCCTCATGTTGTTCGCCGCGTTGCTCACCGTGTTCGGCCTGGCGATGTACGCCACCGCAACTGTGGACGCCAGAGGCGTGCGGGTGCGGGCATTGGGCCTGATCACCTGGGCCGACATTCCCTTGAGCGAGATTGCCGGGGCCACGGTCACCGTGGTGAACCCGGTGGGCGAGTTCGGTGGTTGGGGACGACGGATCGGATTCGCCGGCGAACAGGGCATCGTCACCGACGCCGGTCCGGCGCTGCGGCTCGATCGAGGACACGACGCCCCCTTTGTCATCACCGTGTCCGATGCCGAAGCAGCCGCTGCGGCGGTCAACACCCTCGTCGGTAGAAGGAGCACAGATCATGAGTGA
- a CDS encoding CPBP family intramembrane glutamic endopeptidase has protein sequence MSDEPRPQVDDAQPNDAQIADTRDDSVPMPDPQTGRASTGWRPIVIYCLIAFGLAWLVSLPLWLGDGLASPLFLVCSVTMMLTPTISAVIVTKFIEHRPVLVTLGIKPRVGAGRTIGFLALALLVIWAVVLLGLVSSAIFGTYAFDLVGLSGFRQVLDSQLQAAGTSADSLNMPIRLLWALQFATVAVGAVINTLPAAGEEIGWRGYLFPRLLDRLGPGLAVLVSGVIWGLWHAPLILLGYNYPSNPVLGLVAMCVFTTGIGAILAWLAQRGGSIWPAALGHGALNAAAGGFMIIFADADFTVDTLSGTILGWGGWPVLVVAVVVLLVCRAFRPVSAR, from the coding sequence ATGAGTGATGAGCCTCGTCCACAGGTCGATGATGCGCAGCCCAACGACGCGCAGATTGCGGATACGCGCGATGATAGCGTGCCGATGCCGGACCCTCAGACCGGCCGCGCGTCAACCGGCTGGCGTCCGATCGTGATCTACTGCCTCATCGCCTTCGGGCTGGCCTGGCTGGTCAGCCTGCCGCTGTGGCTGGGCGATGGGCTTGCCAGCCCGCTGTTCCTGGTCTGCTCGGTCACGATGATGCTGACGCCCACCATCTCGGCGGTCATCGTGACCAAGTTCATCGAGCACCGCCCGGTGCTGGTCACCCTGGGAATCAAGCCTCGGGTGGGAGCCGGTCGGACGATCGGGTTCCTGGCGCTTGCGCTGCTCGTCATCTGGGCGGTCGTACTGCTCGGCCTGGTCTCCAGCGCGATCTTCGGTACGTATGCCTTCGATCTGGTCGGTCTGTCGGGGTTCCGTCAGGTCCTGGACAGCCAACTGCAAGCCGCAGGCACGTCGGCCGACAGTCTCAACATGCCGATCCGGTTGCTGTGGGCGCTGCAGTTCGCCACCGTGGCCGTCGGCGCCGTGATCAACACCCTGCCGGCGGCGGGGGAGGAGATCGGCTGGCGTGGCTATCTGTTCCCGAGGCTTCTCGACCGCCTGGGCCCCGGACTCGCGGTGCTCGTCTCCGGGGTCATCTGGGGATTGTGGCATGCCCCGCTGATCCTGCTCGGCTACAACTATCCGTCGAATCCGGTCCTGGGGCTGGTCGCAATGTGCGTATTCACCACGGGGATCGGTGCCATCCTGGCCTGGCTGGCGCAGCGCGGCGGCTCCATCTGGCCGGCCGCCCTGGGCCACGGCGCGCTCAACGCCGCGGCCGGCGGATTCATGATCATCTTCGCGGACGCCGACTTCACCGTCGACACGCTCAGCGGCACCATCCTGGGCTGGGGTGGCTGGCCGGTGTTGGTGGTCGCTGTCGTCGTGCTGCTGGTCTGCCGGGCCTTCCGTCCGGTCAGCGCTCGATGA
- a CDS encoding VOC family protein, with amino-acid sequence MTSHPVAAAGNPPVKPHLDHVALVVGSLDRATHFYSHLLDLEVLNRVRLSDHTIQYLSSGTGAPLELIAYDEGAAGQPLNPPSMPASHHLAWQVPDVEDLQHRVIELGGLVISAPVYMPELQQTSLLIRDPDGFLIELVER; translated from the coding sequence ATGACTAGTCACCCAGTAGCCGCCGCGGGTAACCCGCCGGTCAAGCCGCACCTGGACCACGTGGCATTGGTAGTGGGCTCGCTGGATCGGGCAACCCACTTCTACAGCCACCTGCTTGATCTCGAGGTGCTGAACCGGGTGAGGTTGTCGGATCACACGATCCAGTATCTGAGCAGTGGTACCGGCGCACCTCTCGAACTGATCGCCTACGACGAAGGTGCCGCGGGTCAGCCCCTCAACCCGCCGAGCATGCCGGCATCGCATCATCTCGCCTGGCAGGTACCCGATGTCGAGGACCTGCAGCACCGGGTCATCGAATTGGGTGGTTTGGTCATCTCAGCACCGGTCTACATGCCTGAGCTGCAGCAGACCTCCCTACTGATCCGTGATCCGGATGGGTTCTTGATCGAGCTGGTTGAGCGGTAG
- a CDS encoding substrate-binding domain-containing protein: MKTRKTVALALSATCMLAALAGCGSGDSGGSSSPGAGDKPKVIIISKSYQNQFYQAAFKGAQDAADALGVDLTTNGPDAESNIPQQVEQLASAVNQRPAAIALAASDPNAVQDTLVQAKSAGIPVIGFDSGVPGDQSGAVVATAATDNEVAGANVATNLLANADVQKALSAGTTDKPAVIGVLAQDSTSGSIVQRVNGFVDAAVTEVEKLPGMQDAVDVSGQEKWTKPSSSPAKVKIVVTVPPTTSQSDIQAAANTILATDGLVSLFAANQDAVNGVISATGDATELNRETGKYKDIFVVGFDAGASQKAAVASGAFLGSVTQDPYQMGYKAVELAVAASKGEAVADVDTGSHWYDNSNITDPQIAILLYD, encoded by the coding sequence ATGAAAACGCGGAAGACAGTCGCGCTTGCACTGAGCGCGACGTGCATGCTGGCAGCGCTGGCGGGCTGTGGCAGCGGTGACAGCGGAGGCTCTAGCAGCCCGGGCGCGGGCGACAAGCCGAAGGTGATCATCATCTCGAAGAGCTACCAGAACCAGTTCTATCAGGCGGCGTTCAAGGGGGCCCAGGACGCCGCCGACGCGCTCGGCGTTGACCTGACCACCAACGGGCCGGATGCCGAGAGCAATATCCCCCAGCAAGTGGAGCAACTCGCATCGGCGGTGAACCAGCGGCCTGCAGCGATCGCGCTCGCTGCCAGTGATCCCAACGCTGTGCAAGACACCCTCGTGCAGGCAAAGTCGGCTGGAATTCCGGTGATTGGCTTCGATTCCGGCGTGCCGGGCGACCAGTCGGGCGCGGTCGTGGCTACGGCTGCGACCGACAACGAGGTGGCCGGCGCCAACGTCGCCACCAACCTGCTCGCCAACGCGGACGTGCAGAAGGCCCTGTCGGCCGGAACCACAGACAAGCCGGCCGTGATCGGAGTGCTGGCCCAGGACTCTACCTCCGGCTCGATTGTGCAGCGGGTGAATGGCTTCGTCGATGCTGCCGTCACCGAAGTGGAGAAGCTGCCCGGGATGCAGGACGCTGTCGACGTGTCTGGCCAGGAGAAGTGGACCAAGCCATCCAGTAGTCCCGCCAAGGTGAAGATCGTCGTCACCGTTCCGCCGACGACCAGCCAGTCCGATATTCAGGCCGCTGCGAACACAATACTGGCGACCGACGGCTTGGTCAGCCTCTTCGCCGCCAATCAGGACGCCGTGAACGGCGTGATCAGCGCTACCGGGGACGCCACCGAACTCAACCGGGAGACGGGCAAGTACAAGGACATCTTCGTCGTCGGCTTCGACGCGGGTGCATCGCAGAAGGCTGCGGTGGCCTCGGGCGCCTTCCTGGGCTCTGTCACCCAGGACCCGTACCAGATGGGCTACAAGGCCGTCGAGTTGGCAGTGGCCGCGTCCAAGGGCGAGGCTGTCGCTGATGTTGATACCGGTTCGCACTGGTACGACAACTCCAACATCACTGATCCCCAGATCGCGATCCTCCTCTATGACTAG
- a CDS encoding ABC transporter permease, with protein MSSTGILSRLKSSASGPAMQQIIALAALVVLYGFFAIFGNHFLSADTFLSMLSSSYYIGFLAIGMTFVIITGGIDLSSGTVMVGAALVGGVAYNVWHFPIALALLMVILTGVVFGVGNGVLIGILGLPPFIATLGMQFVSLGLCAVVAKVQTQTYPSLGTPSGVFKSIIYKWGAVPMGAVWLALFFVIAWFLLTRTKLGRYTYAIGSNEEAVTLSGVQVSYWKVWVYVLNGFFCGLAGVIYAATFSSITPQTGNGQEMYAIAAAVIGGTSLAGGIGSLWGTIIGVFVISVLKTGLLSMQLPVQWQQVLIGVVVILAVLLDVVRTRRLNRT; from the coding sequence ATGAGTTCAACCGGAATCCTCAGCAGGCTCAAGTCGTCGGCGTCCGGTCCGGCGATGCAGCAGATTATCGCCCTAGCGGCACTCGTCGTCCTTTATGGCTTCTTCGCGATTTTCGGAAACCACTTCTTGAGCGCCGACACCTTCCTCAGCATGCTGAGCTCGTCGTACTACATCGGCTTCCTGGCTATCGGCATGACCTTCGTCATCATCACTGGCGGCATCGACCTGTCCTCGGGCACTGTCATGGTGGGGGCAGCTCTGGTCGGCGGCGTGGCCTACAACGTCTGGCATTTTCCGATCGCGCTCGCGCTGCTCATGGTGATCCTCACTGGCGTGGTATTCGGGGTGGGGAACGGCGTGCTCATCGGCATCCTCGGACTGCCACCATTCATTGCCACCCTCGGTATGCAATTCGTTTCACTCGGGCTGTGCGCAGTTGTGGCGAAGGTCCAGACCCAGACCTACCCGAGCCTGGGCACTCCCAGTGGCGTGTTCAAGAGCATCATCTACAAGTGGGGCGCCGTTCCGATGGGCGCGGTTTGGCTGGCACTGTTCTTCGTGATCGCCTGGTTCCTACTGACCCGTACCAAACTCGGACGCTACACCTACGCCATCGGCTCCAACGAGGAGGCGGTCACGCTGTCCGGCGTGCAGGTTTCGTACTGGAAGGTCTGGGTCTACGTTCTCAACGGCTTTTTCTGCGGCCTGGCCGGGGTCATCTACGCTGCCACCTTCAGCTCAATCACCCCGCAGACCGGCAACGGTCAAGAGATGTACGCGATCGCGGCGGCAGTAATCGGCGGCACATCGCTGGCCGGTGGAATCGGATCGCTATGGGGCACGATCATCGGCGTCTTCGTAATCAGCGTCCTGAAGACCGGCCTGCTTTCCATGCAACTGCCCGTGCAGTGGCAGCAAGTACTGATCGGCGTCGTCGTCATCCTCGCTGTGCTGCTCGATGTCGTGCGAACACGAAGACTCAACCGCACCTAA
- a CDS encoding sugar ABC transporter ATP-binding protein, with product MEGISKSFPGVQALKSARFELRAGEVHALVGENGAGKSTLVKIMTGIYPDYGGTYEYQGKPVAFRSIGDAQRAGISIVHQELNMMSDLTVAQNIFIGRESSSFRISDRDLNRRAQALIDEFEIGVDPRTLLRDLSVGKAQMVEIARAMSFAETQVLILDEPSAALSEGETIELLAKVDQMRARGVSVVYISHRMNEIMQVADRVTVLRDGDYVDTLKTASCTVDDIIKRMVGREIDNSQKQSSDVPADAEVVLRARGLTSSAVRDVSFELRRGEILGFAGLVGAGRTETMQILCGADPWGTGEIEVHGMPMHFTHPKQAISAGIAYLSEDRKRYGLVLNLSVTDNTVLASYDKLSTGWVVRQAECRKAAERYVAALRTKTPSVNQIVKNLSGGNQQKVVLAKWLLRDVEVLIFDEPTRGIDIGARAEIYDMMRGLIAEGKSIILVSSDLTEILHLSDRVIVMCEGRVTGELDIADATQLKVMELATQHQAKNSKE from the coding sequence ATGGAGGGTATTTCCAAATCCTTCCCCGGCGTGCAGGCGCTGAAGAGCGCCCGATTCGAACTGCGCGCCGGCGAGGTGCACGCGCTCGTCGGCGAGAACGGGGCCGGGAAATCCACGCTGGTCAAGATCATGACCGGCATCTACCCAGATTATGGCGGGACCTACGAATACCAGGGCAAACCAGTCGCCTTCCGGTCGATCGGGGATGCTCAGCGGGCGGGCATCTCGATCGTCCACCAAGAACTGAACATGATGAGCGACCTCACGGTGGCCCAGAACATCTTCATCGGCCGGGAATCGTCGTCATTCCGTATCTCGGACCGTGATCTCAACCGGCGAGCCCAGGCACTGATCGACGAGTTCGAGATCGGTGTTGACCCCCGAACCCTGCTACGAGATCTCAGTGTCGGCAAGGCACAGATGGTCGAGATCGCGCGGGCAATGTCGTTCGCCGAAACCCAGGTACTCATCCTCGACGAACCGAGTGCGGCGCTGTCAGAAGGCGAGACCATCGAACTGCTGGCCAAAGTCGATCAGATGCGCGCGCGGGGCGTCTCGGTCGTTTACATCTCGCATCGGATGAACGAGATCATGCAGGTTGCCGACCGTGTCACCGTGCTGCGCGATGGCGACTATGTCGACACCCTCAAGACGGCCTCGTGCACGGTCGATGACATCATCAAGCGAATGGTCGGCCGCGAGATCGACAACTCGCAGAAGCAGTCCAGTGACGTACCCGCGGACGCAGAGGTCGTGCTGCGCGCCCGAGGGCTGACCTCGTCGGCAGTGAGAGACGTTTCGTTTGAGCTACGCAGGGGCGAAATCCTCGGCTTCGCTGGGCTGGTCGGTGCTGGGCGCACCGAAACGATGCAGATACTCTGCGGAGCGGACCCCTGGGGCACCGGCGAGATCGAGGTACACGGCATGCCGATGCACTTCACCCACCCCAAGCAGGCGATCAGCGCCGGCATCGCCTACCTGTCAGAAGACCGGAAACGCTACGGGCTGGTACTGAACCTATCGGTCACCGATAACACCGTGCTTGCCTCCTATGACAAGTTGTCGACCGGATGGGTCGTGCGACAAGCCGAATGCCGCAAAGCGGCAGAACGTTACGTCGCAGCGCTACGCACCAAGACACCTAGCGTGAACCAGATCGTCAAGAATCTCTCAGGCGGCAATCAGCAGAAGGTGGTGCTCGCCAAGTGGCTGTTGCGCGATGTCGAGGTTCTCATCTTCGATGAGCCCACCCGCGGCATCGACATCGGTGCACGGGCCGAGATCTACGACATGATGCGCGGGCTCATCGCCGAAGGAAAGTCAATCATCTTGGTCTCCTCGGACCTCACCGAGATACTCCATCTCTCCGACCGGGTCATCGTCATGTGCGAAGGCCGGGTAACCGGCGAACTCGATATCGCCGATGCCACTCAGCTCAAGGTCATGGAGCTCGCCACTCAGCATCAAGCGAAGAACAGTAAGGAATAG
- a CDS encoding LacI family DNA-binding transcriptional regulator yields the protein MKQVAALAGVGAKTVSRVINDEPRVAPETAARVWDAIRALDYHVDMRAGSLRRAGGRTLTLGLLVSSVDNPFAGEVHRGVEDVARARGVAVLAVSLHEDPVREKSAVEDFIRRRLDGIILSTTSTDVSYLSTTLIRGMPMVFIDRRPLGLSVDAVTSDNREAAALATRSLIARGHRRIAFLGERSTIRTSAERHQGFLDAFGEAGVPTGEATVIFGLSSAREAQEALGALLDSDQPPTAVFGGQNLITVGALHALHSRGMQHRIALIGFDDLELADLLDPGVTVIRQDPRKLGRVAAERMFSRLDGGVLAPEHIIVPTEFIERGSGEILAPR from the coding sequence ATGAAGCAAGTCGCGGCGTTGGCCGGGGTAGGCGCCAAGACCGTCTCTCGGGTGATCAATGACGAACCTCGGGTTGCGCCGGAGACGGCGGCTAGGGTCTGGGATGCCATTCGAGCACTCGATTACCACGTGGATATGCGAGCAGGCAGCCTGCGCCGGGCTGGCGGCCGGACCCTGACGCTCGGCTTGCTGGTCAGCAGTGTGGATAACCCGTTCGCCGGCGAAGTTCACCGCGGAGTGGAGGACGTCGCTCGGGCGCGCGGGGTGGCGGTGCTCGCCGTGAGCCTGCATGAGGATCCCGTGCGAGAAAAGAGCGCAGTGGAAGACTTCATCCGGCGGCGTCTCGACGGCATCATTTTATCCACCACGTCCACCGATGTGAGTTATCTGAGTACCACGCTGATCCGCGGAATGCCCATGGTCTTCATCGACCGCCGGCCGCTCGGTCTTTCGGTCGACGCCGTCACCAGCGACAATCGTGAGGCAGCGGCCTTGGCCACCCGATCTCTGATCGCCCGCGGGCATCGGCGGATCGCATTTCTTGGAGAGCGCTCCACTATTCGCACTTCGGCCGAGCGACACCAAGGATTCCTTGATGCGTTCGGTGAGGCAGGTGTCCCGACCGGTGAGGCGACGGTGATCTTCGGGTTGTCCAGTGCCCGGGAAGCCCAGGAGGCTCTCGGCGCACTTCTGGACAGCGATCAACCGCCGACGGCCGTATTCGGGGGGCAGAACCTGATTACTGTCGGCGCGCTGCACGCTTTACACAGCCGGGGCATGCAACATCGCATTGCACTGATCGGTTTCGATGACCTTGAGCTTGCTGATCTGCTCGATCCCGGCGTCACGGTGATCAGGCAGGATCCTCGGAAGCTAGGACGTGTGGCTGCCGAGCGGATGTTCTCCAGGCTGGACGGTGGCGTCCTGGCACCCGAACACATAATTGTGCCCACTGAGTTCATCGAACGGGGCAGTGGCGAGATCTTGGCACCTCGATAG